The Fusobacterium perfoetens genomic interval CATGATTACTGAACCGGCAAACATGTTTCCGAAAAGTCTCATTGACATATTTACTGGTTTTGCTAATTCTCCTACTATGTTTAAAGGTAACATAACAGGTACTGGGTCTAAAAAGCCTTTGGCATAACCAAACACTCCGTTTCTCTTAATACTTGTTCCTATAAATACCACTGCTACCACTATTGCTAAACCTACTGTTGTATTTAAATCCATAGTTGGTGCACGGAAAGCAGGTGATACTGTTACTGTCCCATCTGGTCCAAAAGTTGGCCATGGTATTGGGAAGAAAAATGTCAGCAAGTTACTTGTTAAAATAAAGATAAATATTGTAGCTATGAAAGAAAAATATTTTTTCTTCCAGCTTCCTATCATCTGTTCAACTAGTCCATCAAGGAATACATATAAAGATTCCAAAGCTGTTTGAAGCCCATTTTTTGGTATAAGCTCCAATTTTCTTGTCCCTGTCCTAAACAGTAAAAATAAAACAAGCATACAGAACCAAGTTCCTATTACTGTAATCGTAACAGGAAGACCATATTGGCCGTTTCCCATATCCATTGCTATAGGAAGTCTGTTAAGAAATTCTGGCAATGGTACGAAAAACACTATTCTTGGCCCTTCTACCAGAGGTGGAGTAAAAAAACCTATGTTCATATAAACCCTCCTCTCTTCTTACTTTAAGTACTTATTTTTAAATTTTACAAAATTTTTATATAAAACCATTATATAGATATTAAATTTTATGTTTAATAATCCAATGGCTGTACTTAACATCATTCCTGTTCCAAAAAAATAAGCTGCTGATCCTAAAGAGATTCCATAAAGAAGATATCTTTTCAGATAACCTATAATCCCAGCTTTGTAAGATCCGCCTCTTACTGTAATGGATTTTACATCAATGCAAATCATATAAAAAGCAAGTATGGAAATCAGAGAACCTCCAAACATTCCTATGCAGACCATTTTTTCTTTTATAATAAGCCCGTATATAATTATTATTCCAGAAGTAATAAAAGCTCTCCTCATCAAATTTTTTATTTCATCCATACAAAAACCTTTCTTTTTTTATTTTTAACCAGCACGATAATTATACCCTATAACCTGACCGTAAAGTCAAGTTTTTTTTATTTTTTCATTATCTGTTGATAAACACTATAAAACCCACTGGCAATACCAAGAAGAAGAAATATTATAAAAAGCACAGGACTTTCACATACATATCTTGCTATTATATATCTATAAATAGCTAAAGATACCAAAATATTTCCCATAATAATAAAACCAAGAGTTCCTAAAAGGGATAAATATTTAAAAAAATCTCTATCAAATTTTAACATTTTTTCTTCCCTTCATAAAGTATTTTCTACAACAATTAAAATTTTGTTCTAAAATTTTACCTTTGTATACCATTTTTTCGTATAAAAAATTTTTTTATTTATTTTCGTACATTGGCAATGGAATTTTATTATTTTCTATTCTTCATTTTTTAAAATATAAAAAAATCTCTTATCTGCTATTTTATCATTTTTTTCGTATTTTACAAGAGCTAATTGAGCATTTTTTGAACAGTTAAAAATTTCACTTTCTGTGAAAATTCTCTTCTCATAGTACTCTGTTAGTTTGTCAAAAGTTTTATTTTTATTTTTTACAAAATATGTAGCTTCTATTTGGTCAATATTTTCTTCTTCGTCATAAAAATGTTCCCAAATAACAGCAAAATCTTTTCTGTTATCTGCATATACATCATTAGCAAACATTTTATCCATAAATTCTCTATCTACAACATCAAATATATAAATCCCTTGTTTATTAAGAGAATTTCTTACACTATTAAATAAATCCAATAAATCTTCAGATGAAGTAAGATGATTTACTGTGTCAAAAAAAGAAAATATAATGTCATATTTTTCTCCTGTATCAAATGCTCTCATATCGCCCAAGAATAATGGTACATTTTTGCCCTTTAATCTTATTTTAGCCCTTTTCAGCATCTCCTCTGACAAATCCAACCCAGTACACTCATACTTCTCTGACAGTTTGAGCAAATTTTTTCCCGTTCCACAGCCTAAATCTAAAACTTTTTTTCCTTCAGGATTATATTCTTTTATATATTTTTCAAGAATCTCAATCCATTCATCATAGTTACAGACTTCCATAAATTTGTCATAGACCTTAGAAAAATTTTTATACATTATATTTTCTCCCTGAAATTTATATTATTTTTTTATTTTATGCTAGCTCTTTTTTTACAACTTCAGCTATTTCTTCTGCAATGGCTTTTACTGATTCTGCATTTTTTCCTTCAACCATTACTCTTACAATAGGCTCTGTTCCTGAAGTTCTTACAAGAACTCTTCCTTCATTTCCCATAAATTTTTCTTTTTCCTTTATGAAAGAAGTTATATTTTCATTTTTATCCCACAGATTTTTCTTTACATTATCTACTCTTACATTTATTAAAACCTGAGGCCATTCTGGAATCAATCCAACAAGTTCGTCAAGAGTTTTTCCACTGTCTCTTACAACTTCTACAAGTTTTAAAGATGACTGTATTCCATCTCCTGTTGTTCCATAATCAAGAAGAATAATATGTCCTGACTGTTCTCCTCCTATATTAAGTCCTTGGCTTTTCATTTTTTCAAGAACATATCTGTCTCCGACATTTGCTCTTACTAAAACTATTCCATTATCATTAAGGAAAGACTCAAGTCCCATGTTACTCATTACTGTTGTTACAACTCTGTTGTTTACAAGAATATTTTTTTTCTTCATATCCACTGCAAGAGTTGCTATTATTTTATCTCCATCAACAATTTTTCCATTTCTGTCAACAGCAATTAATCTGTCTGCGTCTCCATCATATGCAAGACCTAAGTCAGCTTCATATCCCATAACAACTTTTGAAAGTATTTCAGGATGTGTTGATCCACATCTAACATTGATATTTTTTCCATTTGGAGCATCATTTATTACAACTATTTCAG includes:
- a CDS encoding AtpZ/AtpI family protein gives rise to the protein MLKFDRDFFKYLSLLGTLGFIIMGNILVSLAIYRYIIARYVCESPVLFIIFLLLGIASGFYSVYQQIMKK
- a CDS encoding ATPase, whose product is MDEIKNLMRRAFITSGIIIIYGLIIKEKMVCIGMFGGSLISILAFYMICIDVKSITVRGGSYKAGIIGYLKRYLLYGISLGSAAYFFGTGMMLSTAIGLLNIKFNIYIMVLYKNFVKFKNKYLK
- a CDS encoding class I SAM-dependent DNA methyltransferase, coding for MYKNFSKVYDKFMEVCNYDEWIEILEKYIKEYNPEGKKVLDLGCGTGKNLLKLSEKYECTGLDLSEEMLKRAKIRLKGKNVPLFLGDMRAFDTGEKYDIIFSFFDTVNHLTSSEDLLDLFNSVRNSLNKQGIYIFDVVDREFMDKMFANDVYADNRKDFAVIWEHFYDEEENIDQIEATYFVKNKNKTFDKLTEYYEKRIFTESEIFNCSKNAQLALVKYEKNDKIADKRFFYILKNEE
- the glmM gene encoding phosphoglucosamine mutase; the encoded protein is MRKYFGTDGIRGEANRELTAELAMKLGYALGYYLRQENPQKKKLKVIMGSDTRISGYMLRSALSAGLTAMGINIDFVGVIPTPGVAFITQAKGAEAGIMISASHNPAKDNGIKIFAKDGCKLPDEIELELEKLIDRYAEITAEPLAGDEVGKFKYAEDDYFLYRDHLKSIVNGDFSGMKIILDAANGSAYRAAKDVFLSLGAEIVVINDAPNGKNINVRCGSTHPEILSKVVMGYEADLGLAYDGDADRLIAVDRNGKIVDGDKIIATLAVDMKKKNILVNNRVVTTVMSNMGLESFLNDNGIVLVRANVGDRYVLEKMKSQGLNIGGEQSGHIILLDYGTTGDGIQSSLKLVEVVRDSGKTLDELVGLIPEWPQVLINVRVDNVKKNLWDKNENITSFIKEKEKFMGNEGRVLVRTSGTEPIVRVMVEGKNAESVKAIAEEIAEVVKKELA
- the atpB gene encoding F0F1 ATP synthase subunit A; the protein is MNIGFFTPPLVEGPRIVFFVPLPEFLNRLPIAMDMGNGQYGLPVTITVIGTWFCMLVLFLLFRTGTRKLELIPKNGLQTALESLYVFLDGLVEQMIGSWKKKYFSFIATIFIFILTSNLLTFFFPIPWPTFGPDGTVTVSPAFRAPTMDLNTTVGLAIVVAVVFIGTSIKRNGVFGYAKGFLDPVPVMLPLNIVGELAKPVNMSMRLFGNMFAGSVIMGLLYKAAPWVVPAPLHLYFDLFAAVVQSFVFTMLTMVHIQGALGDSTMEEER